A region from the Streptosporangium sp. NBC_01756 genome encodes:
- a CDS encoding MFS transporter, giving the protein MRTQDDRPPSALKAWLGVAAITASLFVFLTTELMPVGLLTPLSTSLGISVGVAGLMVTLQGISAGLGVPFIVAWTRRVNRRVLLSTLLAILALGNLVTAISPNYALILTTRLIMGFASGVFWAIGVSMAMRIVPERHASRAAAVVMSGISIATVVGIPLGTILESLTSWRTTFLIWAGLSVLVFLAVAALVPSLPSANAVSVREVFGLPVKNVQLRLVLFIVVFFVLGHFGAYTFVRPFLESNASATPVFITVVLIIFGIGGAVGNFIAGYTVNKSLRGSFIVGCVGLVVSLLLLLTIGDGQAGSIVSLVLWGLSFGAVQLCQVNMTLAAAPETFEAAMSLNTMAYNTSIALGALFGGLFADNAGVTSVVWFGVALTAASLLLRISTGRKISSTVSPDDELVTRG; this is encoded by the coding sequence ATGCGCACACAGGATGACCGCCCACCCTCGGCTTTAAAGGCATGGCTGGGCGTCGCGGCGATCACGGCCAGTCTGTTCGTCTTCCTCACCACCGAGCTGATGCCCGTCGGCCTGCTTACTCCGCTGAGCACAAGCCTGGGTATATCAGTGGGTGTCGCCGGGCTGATGGTCACTTTGCAGGGCATCTCAGCCGGCCTGGGCGTACCGTTCATCGTGGCCTGGACCAGGCGCGTCAACCGGCGCGTGCTGCTGTCCACGCTGCTGGCGATATTGGCCCTGGGAAACCTCGTCACCGCCATCTCACCGAACTACGCGCTGATCCTGACAACGCGGCTCATCATGGGATTCGCCAGCGGTGTGTTCTGGGCCATCGGCGTGAGCATGGCGATGCGCATCGTCCCGGAGCGCCACGCGAGCAGGGCGGCCGCAGTCGTGATGTCCGGCATCTCGATCGCCACGGTGGTGGGCATACCGCTGGGAACAATCCTTGAAAGTCTCACCAGTTGGCGAACCACTTTTCTCATCTGGGCCGGCCTCAGCGTTCTGGTGTTCCTCGCGGTCGCTGCCCTGGTCCCATCGCTGCCATCGGCGAACGCGGTTTCGGTCCGGGAGGTCTTCGGGCTCCCGGTCAAGAACGTACAGCTACGCCTGGTGTTGTTCATCGTCGTGTTCTTCGTGCTCGGCCATTTCGGCGCGTACACTTTTGTACGGCCCTTCTTGGAGAGCAACGCATCCGCCACGCCCGTCTTCATCACCGTGGTGCTGATAATCTTCGGCATCGGAGGCGCCGTCGGAAACTTCATCGCCGGATACACGGTGAACAAAAGTCTGAGGGGCAGCTTCATCGTCGGCTGCGTGGGACTCGTGGTCTCCTTGCTGTTGCTGCTCACGATCGGCGACGGGCAGGCCGGTTCGATTGTTTCGCTGGTCCTCTGGGGACTTTCCTTCGGCGCCGTGCAGCTGTGCCAGGTCAACATGACGCTCGCTGCCGCACCCGAAACCTTCGAAGCCGCGATGTCGCTCAACACCATGGCGTACAACACATCCATTGCGCTCGGCGCGCTTTTCGGTGGACTGTTCGCCGACAACGCAGGTGTCACAAGTGTCGTCTGGTTCGGTGTGGCGCTGACCGCGGCTTCGCTGCTCCTCAGGATCAGCACCGGCCGGAAGATCTCAAGCACCGTCTCTCCGGATGACGAGTTGGTCACCCGTGGATGA
- a CDS encoding EamA family transporter — protein MKGGRPLLTAGVTALAPAIWGSTYLVTTEWLPPDRPLLAATVRALPAGLILLAFARTLPTWIWLWRALVLGTLNIGAFLFLLFVAAYRLPGGVAAMIMSVQPMFVLILAALFIGDRIRFTHVAACGLGAGGVVLLVFKGTVALDFVGVAAALGGAACMATGITLTKRWGRPDGVGLLPFTGWQLLAGGLVLSPFALSVEGLPTTITGTNIIGFAYLVSLGAVISYAIWFRGIERLPALAVSFLSLGSPIVATLLGYLFLHETLSILQLVGILVIIIAALLAQPRPAKPRGLGPHDSADSDNPAELGRDPIADRAGGRSR, from the coding sequence ATGAAGGGCGGCCGGCCACTCCTCACCGCGGGTGTGACGGCGCTGGCACCGGCGATCTGGGGAAGCACCTATCTGGTGACGACCGAGTGGTTGCCACCGGACCGCCCACTGCTGGCCGCCACCGTGCGAGCGCTTCCCGCGGGCCTGATTCTGCTGGCCTTCGCCCGCACGCTGCCGACCTGGATCTGGCTGTGGCGCGCCCTGGTACTCGGCACGCTCAACATCGGCGCGTTCCTCTTCCTGTTGTTCGTCGCGGCCTACCGCCTACCGGGTGGTGTCGCAGCGATGATCATGTCGGTGCAGCCGATGTTTGTGCTGATCTTGGCGGCGCTGTTCATCGGGGACAGAATTCGGTTCACGCACGTGGCGGCCTGCGGCCTCGGCGCGGGCGGTGTCGTGTTGCTTGTGTTCAAGGGGACGGTGGCACTGGATTTCGTCGGTGTGGCGGCGGCACTGGGTGGAGCGGCCTGCATGGCCACCGGCATCACGCTGACCAAACGGTGGGGACGCCCAGACGGAGTGGGGCTGCTTCCCTTCACCGGCTGGCAGCTCCTCGCGGGCGGACTCGTCTTGTCGCCCTTCGCGCTGTCCGTCGAAGGGCTGCCGACCACCATCACCGGCACCAACATCATCGGGTTCGCCTATCTCGTCTCCCTGGGCGCCGTCATCAGTTATGCGATCTGGTTCCGCGGGATAGAGAGGTTGCCGGCACTGGCGGTCTCTTTTCTTTCCTTGGGAAGTCCGATTGTCGCAACCCTCCTCGGATATCTGTTTCTGCACGAGACGTTGTCGATTCTGCAACTGGTCGGAATCCTGGTGATCATTATCGCCGCGCTGCTCGCACAGCCCCGACCGGCCAAGCCACGAGGGCTCGGCCCCCACGATTCCGCTGACAGCGACAATCCTGCGGAACTCGGGCGGGATCCCATCGCGGACAGGGCAGGGGGGCGTTCGCGATGA
- a CDS encoding mycothiol-dependent nitroreductase Rv2466c family protein — translation MNITPPGQQAATAADMWFDPRCPWAWITSRWLLEVERVRSVEPRFHVMSLSVLNEGREVPEKYKKGMVEGWGPVRVCIAAEQQYGSEVLRPLYTAMGTRIHHQKAGLGRDMLLAALADADLPAELADAAETTEYDKALRASHHAGMDLVGAEVGTPVIHVPGSDGEPIAFFGPVVSPIPRGEAAGRLWDGVLAVAGTDGFFELKRTRTREPIFD, via the coding sequence ATGAACATCACGCCACCAGGTCAGCAGGCGGCCACCGCCGCTGATATGTGGTTCGATCCGCGTTGTCCGTGGGCGTGGATCACCTCCCGCTGGCTGTTGGAGGTTGAACGGGTGCGATCCGTCGAACCACGTTTTCACGTGATGAGCCTCTCGGTGCTCAATGAGGGGCGGGAAGTGCCGGAGAAATACAAGAAAGGCATGGTCGAGGGTTGGGGGCCGGTGCGCGTCTGCATCGCAGCCGAGCAGCAGTACGGTTCCGAGGTGCTGCGGCCGCTCTACACCGCCATGGGAACCCGGATTCATCACCAGAAGGCCGGCTTGGGGCGAGACATGCTGCTCGCCGCCCTTGCCGATGCCGATCTGCCGGCAGAACTCGCCGATGCGGCGGAGACAACCGAATACGACAAGGCGCTCCGCGCCAGTCACCACGCCGGCATGGACCTCGTCGGCGCCGAGGTCGGCACTCCCGTCATCCATGTTCCCGGGTCCGACGGCGAACCCATCGCGTTCTTCGGCCCGGTGGTCTCCCCCATTCCGCGCGGCGAGGCCGCCGGCCGCCTCTGGGACGGTGTCCTTGCCGTGGCAGGCACCGACGGCTTCTTCGAACTCAAACGCACCCGCACCCGCGAACCCATTTTCGACTAG